The following coding sequences are from one Rhipicephalus microplus isolate Deutch F79 chromosome 3, USDA_Rmic, whole genome shotgun sequence window:
- the Cpr gene encoding cytochrome P450 reductase, translating into MEGTSQDVPLSVDSSPLGSQNEEAPLFGVLDVLILLALLGFAFYWLFLRRKKAPTFDPAAIKTFSIETSIQKADNTSFIGKMKSTGRNIVIFYGSQTGTAEEFAARLAKEANRFGLKAMVADPEECEMEDLTKLPEISNSMAIFCMATYGEGDPTDNAQDFYQWLQDGSVDLPGVNYAVFALGNKTYEHFNAMGKYVDKRMEELGATRVFELGLGDDDANIEEDFVTWKERFWNAVCENFHLEISGEDINLRQYQLIVHTDLPSEKVFHGEISRLNSYTTQKMPFDAKNPFLAPVRVHKELYKGSRSCMHIEISIAGSKMRYDAGDHVAVYPMNDIAIVENLGQMLKVDLDTVITLKNLDEDSSKKHPFPCPCSYRTALLYYVDITTPPRTHVLKEISEYATNEEEKKMLKLMSSSSDEGKSLYKQWVLNDCRSVVHILEDLPSARPPLDHLLELMPRLQARYYSISSSPKVHPDSIHMTAVKVEYETPTKRVNHGVATGWLAHKRPDNGTQPTLPVYVRRSQFKLPSRPQIPIVMVGPGTGLAPFRGFIQERDFLRREGKPVGEAVLYFGCRKKAEDYLYQEELEEYLANGTLTKLYLAFSRDQPHKVYVTHLLRQNKDEVWDLIGKKNGHFYICGDARNMARDVHEILLEIFRENGNMSEDEAVSYLKRMESQRRYSADVWS; encoded by the exons ATGGAAGGGACGAGCCAAGATGTTCCGCTGAGTGTCGACAGCAGCCCGCTGGGAAGTCAGAATGAGGAGGCCCCCCTGTTTGGCGTGTTGGACGTGCTCATCCTTCTGGCATTGCTGGGCTTTGCCTTCTACTGGCTCTTCCTGAGGCGCAAGAAGGCCCCCACCTTCGATCCGGCCGCCATCAAAACGTTTTCCATTGA AACAAGCATACAGAAGGCTGACAACACCAGCTTTATTGGAAAAATGAAATCAACG GGTAGGAATATTGTCATATTTTACGGATCACAGACGGGCACAGCGGAAGAGTTTGCTGCTCGTCTTGCAAAAGAAGCCAACAGATTTGGTCTAAAAGCAATGGTTGCTGACCCTGAGGAGTGTGAAATG GAGGACCTGACCAAGCTGCCAGAGATCAGCAATTCGATGGCCATCTTTTGTATGGCAACGTACGGTGAAGGTGACCCCACAGACAATGCGCAAGACTTTTACCAGTGGCTTCAGGATGGCAGCGTTGACCTGCCTGGAGTCAATTATGCA GTGTTTGCGTTGGGAAACAAGACGTACGAGCACTTCAATGCGATGGGCAAGTACGTCGACAAGCGCATGGAGGAACTGGGAGCCACTCGTGTTTTTGAGCTGGGCCTCGGAGATGATGATGCTAA CATTGAGGAAGACTTCGTGACCTGGAAGGAGCGCTTCTGGAATGCCGTTTGTGAAAACTTCCACCTGGAGATCTCTGGCGAGGATATCAACCTCCGCCAGTACCAGCTCATTGTGCACACTGATCTTCCATCTGAAAAGGTCTTTCATGGAGAGATCTCGCGCCTCAACTCGTACACCACCCAGAAAAT GCCCTTTGATGCAAAGAACCCATTCCTGGCTCCTGTTCGAGTGCACAAGGAATTATACAAAGGCTCTCGCTCATGCATGCACATTGAGATTAGCATTGCCGGCTCCAAAATGAG GTATGATGCTGGTGACCACGTGGCCGTCTATCCGATGAATGACATCGCCATAGTGGAGAACCTAGGACAAATGCTCAAGGTGGACTTGGACACAGTCATCACACTGAAAAACCTTGATG AGGACAGCTCCAAGAAGCATCCATTTCCCTGCCCATGTAGTTACAGAACCGCACTGCTGTACTACGTCGACATCACCACTCCCCCTAGGACACACGTCTTGAAGGAAATTTCCGAGTATGCCACCAACGAGGAGGAGAAGAAAATGCTGAAGTTGATGAGCTCTTCTTCAGATGAAGGAAAG AGCCTGTACAAGCAGTGGGTACTGAATGACTGCCGCAGTGTCGTGCACATTCTGGAGGACCTGCCATCGGCACGTCCTCCTTTGGACCATTTGCTGGAGCTTATGCCCAGGCTGCAGGCTCGATACTACTCTATATCATCGTCGCCAAAG GTGCATCCAGACAGCATCCACATGACGGCTGTAAAAGTGGAGTACGAGACTCCAACCAAGCGCGTAAACCACGGTGTGGCCACAGGCTGGCTTGCACACAAGCGACCCGACAACGGCACTCAGCCTACGCTGCCTGTGTATGTGCGGCGGTCGCAGTTCAAGCTGCCCTCACGGCCGCAGATTCCCATCGTGATGGTGGGGCCCGGCACGGGCTTGGCGCCATTCCGCGGCTTCATCCAAGAAAGGGATTTCCTTCGCAGAGAAG GCAAGCCCGTGGGTGAAGCGGTACTCTACTTTGGCTGCCGCAAGAAGGCTGAAGACTACCTGTACCAGGAGGAGCTGGAGGAGTACCTGGCAAATGGTACACTGACCAAGTTGTACCTCGCCTTCTCGCGAGACCAGCCACACAAAGTGTATGTGACACATCTCCTGCGCCAGAACAAGGATGAGGTCTGGGACCTCATTGGCAAGAAGAATGGCCACTTCTACATTTGTGG TGATGCACGTAACATGGCAAGAGACGTGCATGAGATCCTACTAGAGATCTTCCGCGAGAATGGCAACATGTCTGAAGACGAGGCAGTGTCCTACCTCAAGCGCATGGAGTCGCAGCGGCGCTACTCGGCTGACGTCTGGAGTTGA